The following nucleotide sequence is from Rhodobacter sp. CZR27.
TGCAGCGTCTCCGGCCAGAAGGACTCATGGTTGTGGATCGCGCGGCCGCTGTCGGTACAGAGGTCCGAGGGGAAGCTGTAGACCAGCGCCTCGAACTTGCCGTTGTTGACGGCATTCTGCACCAGCTTCTGAATGGCCGCGCGCTCTTCGTCGGTGACGTGCTTGGTCAGGAAATCATCGGCAAACTTGCGCAGCTGGTCGTCCTTCTTGCTGCGCTCGGCATCGCGCTTCGCCATTTCCTCCAACTCGCGCTTCAGGATCATCATGCGAAGGTCCTCGGCGCTTTTCACATTCGGCGTCGTCTCGTTCATCAGCAGTTCCCCCTTCAGGCGTTCGCGGCCGGTCCCGTGTGCCGGCCTCAGTCGATGATGTGATAGCCCCCGTCGACATAGATGACCTGGCCCGTCATCAGCCGCGCCGCATCCATGGCGAGAAAGGCAGTGGCGGCGCCGACGTCGTCGATGCTGACAAGGGACCGCGCCGGCGCATCCTTGCGGGCCTTGTCCAGAAGCTCGTCGAACTCGGGAATGCCCGAGGCGGCCCGCGTCGCCAGCGGACCGGGCGAAATCGCATGCACGCGGATCCCCTTCGGCCCCAGTTCGGCCGCCATGTAGCGCACGGCACTTTCCAGCGCGGCCTTGGCCACCCCCATGATGTTGTAGTTCTCCACCACCATCTGCGAGCCATAGTAGGTCATGGTGAAGAGCGTCCCGCCCTTCGGCATCAGCGGCTCTGCCAGATGCGCCATCCGCAGGAAGGACCAGCACGAGACGTCCATCGTCTTCAGGAACCCATCGCGCGGGGCATCCGTCACCCGGCCCTGCAGCGTGTCCTTTGGCGAGAAGGCGATGGAGTGCAGCACGAAGTCGAGCGTGCCCCAGTCCTGCGCGATGCGGTCGAACACGGCCTCGAGCTGGCCTTCCACCATCACGTCCATCGGCATGACGATGGGCGCCTCAAGCTCGCGCGCCAGCGGCTCGACATGCGGGCGGGCCTTCTCGTTGAGGTAGGTCACCGCAAGCTCGGCGCCGAGCGCCCGGAAGGCGCGGGCGCAGCCCCATGCGATGGACTGGTCGTTGGCGATCCCGACGACCAGTCCGCGCTTGCCCTCAAGCAGTTTCGCTCTGGCGGTCGGGATTGTCATGGCGGTCTCCGGCGGGATGAGGGGAAAGGTTCAGCAGGGCGGCGGTGTGGCGGGCGATCATCAGCCCTTCGTCGGTCGGGATGACGAAGACGCCGACGCGGCTCTCGTCCGACGAGATCCGGGTCTCGCCGGCCGCGTTGCGCGCGGGGTCGAGCGCGGCGCCGAGCCAGCCCAGACGGTCCACGATCGCGGCGCGGATCGCGGGGGCGTTCTCGCCCACGCCCGCGGTGAAGACGATGCCGTCCAGGCCGCCAAGCGCCGCCGCCAGCATCCCGGCATTCAGCGCACAGCGATAGACGAAATGCCCGACCGCGAATGCCGCGCGTTCGTCCGGACTGTCAAGAAGGTCGCGCATGTCGTTGGACACGCCTGACAATCCCTTGAGGCCGCTCGACCTGTAGAGCATGTCGCTCACCTCGTCCGCGCTCATGCCCTTCTGTGCGATCAGGTGGAGCACCACGCCGGGGTCGAGTTGCCCGGGACGGCTGCCCATCGGCAGGCCGTCGAGCGCGGTGAAGCCCATGGTGCTCTCGATGCTGCGGCCGTTGCGCAGGGCGCACATCGATGCGCCACTGCCCAGATGCGCGACGATCACCCGGCCGGTCGCAAGGTCCGGGGCGACCTGCGGAAGCCGGCTGGCGATGAATTCATAGGAAAGGCCGTGAAAGCCGTAGCGGCGGATGCCCTCGTCGTGCAGGTGGCGGGGCAGCGCATACCAGTCGGCGTGTTCCGGGTGGTTGCGGTGGAAGGCCGTGTCGAAGCAGGCGACCTGCGGCAGGTCCGGTTCGGCCTGCAGCAGCAGCCGGATCGGCGCGAGATTGTGCGGCTGGTGCAGCGGCGCCAGATGCTGAAGCGCGGAAAGGCGGTCCAGCACCTCGGGCGTGACGCGCACGGGGCCGTCATGGGCTGGCCCGCCATGCACGACACGGTGGCCCACCGCCTTCAGGGCAAGGCCGGGAAGCTGGCGCAGCCAGTCCCGCGCGATGGCGATGCCGGCGGGCACGTCGGGCACGGCTTCGGCTGGATGGCTCTCGTCCACCAGCACGGCCCCCGACCCATCCGTGGCCACCAGCCGCGGATGGGTGCCGATGCCATCCACCTGTCCCTTGAAGCGGCGCGAAAGTCCTTTCGCTTCAATGTCGAACAGCTGGAACTTCAGGCTCGACGATCCCGCATTCACCACCAGGAGGATGTCCTGCAGACTCATTCCGCGGCCACCTTGATGGTCCTGCGACAGGCCGCGGCATAGAGTGCGGCCGCCGCGCAGGAGGCCATGCGCGCCCGCACCGGATCGGCGCGCGAGGTCAGGATGATCGGCACCCGCGCCCCCAGCACCAGCCCCGCGGCATCGGCATGTGTCAGGAAGGTCAGGTTCTTTGCCAGCATGTTCCCCGCCTCCAGATCCGGCACCACGAGGATCTGCGCATGTCCCGCCACCTCGGAATCGATGCCCTTGATCCGCGCGGCCTCGGGGTCGATCGCATTGTCGAAGGCGAGCGGGCCGTCCAGCAGCCCGCCGGTGATCTGGCCGCGCTCGGCCATCTTGCAGAGTGCGGCGGCATCGAGGGTCGAGGGGATCTTGGTGGTGACGGTCTCGACCGCCGACAGGATGGCGACGCGCGGCTTGGTGCGCAGGATGGCCGTCCAGAGGTCGATGGCGTTCTGGACGATGTCGCGCTTGTCATCGAGATCGGGGAAGATGTTGATCGCGGCGTCGGTGATGAACAGCGTCTCCTCGTGGCCCGGCACGTCCATCACGAAGACATGGCTGATCCGGCGCGCGGTGCGCAGCCCGGTCTGCTTGTCGGTCACCTCGCGCATCAGCTCGTCGGTGTGCAGGCTCCCCTTCATCAGCAGCTCGCCCCGCCCGGCCCGGATCATCGCCACCGCCTGCGCTGCGGCCGCATGGCTGTGCGGCGCGTCGACGATCTCGGTTCCGCCAAGGTCAAGGCCGCATTGCGCGGCGACGGCGCGGATCCGCGCCTCGGGCCCGACGAGGATCGGCACGATCAGCCCGGCCGCGGCGGCCTCCATCGCCCCGCGCAGCGAGGTCTCGTCGCAGGGATGCACCACGAGCGTGACCGGCGGAACCTCGGCCTGGGCCGCGGCGATCAGCCGGTCGTATTTGGAAGGCGTGGCAGGGATCTGCATGAACTCTCTCCTTCCCGTGGCAGGCGCCGGCGCGCCCGCGGACTATTTCGTCACCGCCTTGACCTTGGACGGTTCCCGCGCGGGCTGGTCCGCCGCCGGCCCGGACAACTCCGGCGTGGTCGGCGCAAAGATCGCCTCGACCCGGCGGAGCCGGCGCCCGGCCTCGGCAGTCAGCGGCCCGCGCGCGGCGACGATCTCCCGGATCACCTCGAGTGCGGCCCGGCGCACCTCGGGCCGGTCGGGCAGCAGCCCCGGCACGGCGGCCATGGCGGCCTCCTCGTCGATCTCGAGCATGTAGTTCTGCCGCCGGACCAGCAGCTTGAACTGGTCGAGCGGCAGCCGGTCGCGGGCCTTCTGTGCCTTCCTCAGCCGCCGGATGACCTCGAAGGCGCGTTCGTCGGCCGAGCCGAGGGCGCGCGAGACGTGCAGGAGGCTGCGGATCACCGCCGCATCGATCCCGCCGGCAGAGAAGTCGGCGCGCAGCTCCTTCATCCGCTCCTCGACCAGCAGGCGGTGCAGCAGGCTCCGCGGCGCGGCCTTGGGCCTGCGGTTCGATCCCCGCTCGATCCCGAGCGCGGCCTGCAGGACCGGTGAGCCGTAGATCTGGCGGAACGTCTCCTCCGACAGCTTCTCGACGGACTTGCGCCAATCGTCGAGTCCGCGGACGATCTGGCGCGACATCTGCTCCTGCAGGGCGAGGAAGGGGTTGTCGGGCGCGGCCGGCCGGCGGTTGGTGCGGACCTGAGCCGCGGCCCCTGTGATCCAGGCCATGAACGGGTTGGACCTGCCGAACATCCCGTATTGCAGGCGCAGCGGATGCAGTTCGCGCATCGTGCGCGCCACCGGCTCGCTGACCATCGCACGCACCGCCGGCTGGGCGAAGGTGCGATAGAGCGCAAGGTTGATCTCGGACACCCGTGCCGCGGCGGCGAAGCGGCGCTCGTCCTCGAGATCATTGCAGCCAAGGGCGCGGATGTCGTCGAGGCCGCGAGGCTCCAGCCGCAGCCGCCAGTCGCCTCCCACAAGCTCGGGCCGGTGCGTCTCCTCCTCCCGCGGGGTCAGCACCGCCTCGTAAAGCCCGGGCGGCAGCACGTCGATCAGGTCGATGTTCGAGGCGAACTCGTCATGCTCCTTCCGCGCGACGCCGGACGAGACGAAGATGCCGAGATGCCCGACGGTATCGTGGACGGTGTAGACGATGGTCTGGCCGTAGCGGCGGATCTCGTCCTCGCTCTCGTAGAGGTCGAGGATCCAGTCCAGCGCCTGGGCCGGCGGGGTGATGTTGTCGCCCTTCGAGCAGAACACCACGATGGGCGAGCGGATGTTGCGCAGGTCGATCACGGTCCCGGCGTCGTCCCGGATCTCGCCGGCGGCCAGCTTGTTGCCGACGAAGAGGTCGTCCACGATGAACTGCATCTCCTCGGCGTTCAGCGTGACATGGCCGCCCCACCATTTCTCGAAGCCGAGGTAACGCTCGGCCTCGGTATCGATCTTGGAATAGAGGTTATACTGCTTGGTCCAGAGCGTGTTGGCGGGGTTCTGGTTCTCGAAGTTCTGCACGAGCCAGGCGCCGTCGAAGGTGCCGGCGCCCAGATCGCCCGCCAGCGCGGTCAGCCAGCTGCCGCCGAGCAGCCCGCCCGAGTAGCGCATCGGATACTGCCCCGTGACGCCAGCCCAGTAGGAGAGCGGCGTGCCCGCCACGATGACCGGCCCGAACAGCTCCGGCCTCAGCGCGGCAAGCATCATGACCGACCAGCCTGCCTGGCAGTTGCCGATCACGCAGGGCCTGCCCTCCGCCTCGGGGTGAAGGGCGATCACCTTCTCGAGAAAGACCGCCTCGGCGGCGATCACGTCGGGGATGGTCTGGCCCGGCACGGCGTCGGGCAGGAAGCCCACGAAGTAGCAGGGATGGCCCGCCTTCATCGCGACGCCGATCTCGCTGTCGGCCTTGAAGCCGCCGATGCCCGGCCCGTGACCCGCACGGGGATCGACCACGACAAAGGGCCGCATCTGCGGATCGGGTGCGGCGCCTTCCTCGGGCAGGATCCTTGCCAGAATGTAGTTGACCGGCCGGGGCAGGGTGCGGCCGTCGCAGACCAGCTCGGCGCGGAAGTTCAGGACATGCGGGGCGATCCCCTCGGCCTGCTCGGCATACTGCTCCGCCCGCTGGCGCATCACGTCGAGGAACAGGGTGGCCCGCTGGGCCGCGTCGAGGACATATTCCGACGCATCGGTCGGCTTCGGCATGGTGGGCATGGTCGTCTCTGCTCCTTCGGGATCAGGCGGCACGCTTGCCCGGCAAGATTTTCGGGCAGGACCCCCGGCCGCATTGATCCTGATCAACCGGAACCCTGCGGTTTGCGCGGACCGGCAGGGATGTGGTTTTCCCTTTGGAGGGCCGGACGCAAGGCTTAACATGTTACACGCGTAACATCGCTTGGCGGGTCTGGCCCGCTGGACGTATCCTGCCCGAGCCGGAGGCGCTGGCGGTTCCCGCCGCCTTCCCGCCTTGGGCGACAGGAGCGGAGAGGCGGCGCTTTCCGCGATCATCAGGTGAACATCCGTCCCGCAGGGGCCGGGGGTCGAGTGCCCCCGTCGCGCCATGGGACGGTGGCCCTTCGGGAGGACAGGATGCTGCGCAAGTTCAATCCGGTGCTCGTGGCGATGACGGTCGCGGCCGGCATGACGGCAGGGGCGCCCCTTTGGGCGCAGGAGGCGACGGTGACACCGGCTCCCGCCGCCGCGCCGGCCGCGCCGGCCGCGCCCGCGCCCTCGCTGCTGTCGCCGGACGAGATCGACACGCTGATGGCGCCGGTCGCGCTTTTTCCCGACCAGTTGCTCACGCAGATCTTCATGGCCACGACCTATCCGCTGGACGTGGTGAAGGCGGACCGCTTCCTGAAGTCGTCCACGGCGCTGTCCGACAAGGAGCGCGCCGATGCCGTCGAGACGAAGGATTGGGACCAGAGCGTGCAGGCACTGGCCGCAGGCTTTCCCGACCTGATCGGGCGCATGGCAGAGCACATCGACTGGACCGAACAGGTGGGCGATGCCGTCCTTGTCCAGACCGACGACGTGCTCGACTCGATCCAGCGGCTGCGCGCGCAGGCGGAGGAGGCCGGCCATCTCGCCTCGAACGAGGCGCAGACGGTGACGGTGGCGGCG
It contains:
- a CDS encoding histidine kinase — protein: MNETTPNVKSAEDLRMMILKRELEEMAKRDAERSKKDDQLRKFADDFLTKHVTDEERAAIQKLVQNAVNNGKFEALVYSFPSDLCTDSGRAIHNHESFWPETLQGKARELYDRYVEVAKPQGYKLKASIINFPGGMPGDVGLFLNWEEDRI
- the fabI gene encoding enoyl-ACP reductase FabI, which produces MTIPTARAKLLEGKRGLVVGIANDQSIAWGCARAFRALGAELAVTYLNEKARPHVEPLARELEAPIVMPMDVMVEGQLEAVFDRIAQDWGTLDFVLHSIAFSPKDTLQGRVTDAPRDGFLKTMDVSCWSFLRMAHLAEPLMPKGGTLFTMTYYGSQMVVENYNIMGVAKAALESAVRYMAAELGPKGIRVHAISPGPLATRAASGIPEFDELLDKARKDAPARSLVSIDDVGAATAFLAMDAARLMTGQVIYVDGGYHIID
- a CDS encoding acetate/propionate family kinase, with product MSLQDILLVVNAGSSSLKFQLFDIEAKGLSRRFKGQVDGIGTHPRLVATDGSGAVLVDESHPAEAVPDVPAGIAIARDWLRQLPGLALKAVGHRVVHGGPAHDGPVRVTPEVLDRLSALQHLAPLHQPHNLAPIRLLLQAEPDLPQVACFDTAFHRNHPEHADWYALPRHLHDEGIRRYGFHGLSYEFIASRLPQVAPDLATGRVIVAHLGSGASMCALRNGRSIESTMGFTALDGLPMGSRPGQLDPGVVLHLIAQKGMSADEVSDMLYRSSGLKGLSGVSNDMRDLLDSPDERAAFAVGHFVYRCALNAGMLAAALGGLDGIVFTAGVGENAPAIRAAIVDRLGWLGAALDPARNAAGETRISSDESRVGVFVIPTDEGLMIARHTAALLNLSPHPAGDRHDNPDRQSETA
- a CDS encoding phosphate acetyltransferase; translated protein: MQIPATPSKYDRLIAAAQAEVPPVTLVVHPCDETSLRGAMEAAAAGLIVPILVGPEARIRAVAAQCGLDLGGTEIVDAPHSHAAAAQAVAMIRAGRGELLMKGSLHTDELMREVTDKQTGLRTARRISHVFVMDVPGHEETLFITDAAINIFPDLDDKRDIVQNAIDLWTAILRTKPRVAILSAVETVTTKIPSTLDAAALCKMAERGQITGGLLDGPLAFDNAIDPEAARIKGIDSEVAGHAQILVVPDLEAGNMLAKNLTFLTHADAAGLVLGARVPIILTSRADPVRARMASCAAAALYAAACRRTIKVAAE
- a CDS encoding DUF3141 domain-containing protein — translated: MPTMPKPTDASEYVLDAAQRATLFLDVMRQRAEQYAEQAEGIAPHVLNFRAELVCDGRTLPRPVNYILARILPEEGAAPDPQMRPFVVVDPRAGHGPGIGGFKADSEIGVAMKAGHPCYFVGFLPDAVPGQTIPDVIAAEAVFLEKVIALHPEAEGRPCVIGNCQAGWSVMMLAALRPELFGPVIVAGTPLSYWAGVTGQYPMRYSGGLLGGSWLTALAGDLGAGTFDGAWLVQNFENQNPANTLWTKQYNLYSKIDTEAERYLGFEKWWGGHVTLNAEEMQFIVDDLFVGNKLAAGEIRDDAGTVIDLRNIRSPIVVFCSKGDNITPPAQALDWILDLYESEDEIRRYGQTIVYTVHDTVGHLGIFVSSGVARKEHDEFASNIDLIDVLPPGLYEAVLTPREEETHRPELVGGDWRLRLEPRGLDDIRALGCNDLEDERRFAAAARVSEINLALYRTFAQPAVRAMVSEPVARTMRELHPLRLQYGMFGRSNPFMAWITGAAAQVRTNRRPAAPDNPFLALQEQMSRQIVRGLDDWRKSVEKLSEETFRQIYGSPVLQAALGIERGSNRRPKAAPRSLLHRLLVEERMKELRADFSAGGIDAAVIRSLLHVSRALGSADERAFEVIRRLRKAQKARDRLPLDQFKLLVRRQNYMLEIDEEAAMAAVPGLLPDRPEVRRAALEVIREIVAARGPLTAEAGRRLRRVEAIFAPTTPELSGPAADQPAREPSKVKAVTK